A single Staphylococcus muscae DNA region contains:
- a CDS encoding MogA/MoaB family molybdenum cofactor biosynthesis protein — protein sequence MHTNVKLDRDIRCAVLTVSDTRTVETDKGGQLVKTLLETINTEIQPDHYCIVKDDKDEIQAQLDKWLAEDVEVIITTGGTGIAPRDVTIETVSPMLTKEIEGFGELFRYLSYVEDVGTRALLSRAVGGTIGNKLIFCLPGSTGAVKLGLNKLILPELNHLIHEMNK from the coding sequence ATGCATACAAATGTAAAGTTAGATAGAGATATACGTTGTGCAGTATTAACCGTGTCAGATACACGTACTGTTGAGACGGATAAAGGTGGACAATTGGTTAAAACATTGTTGGAAACAATTAATACAGAGATTCAACCTGATCATTACTGTATCGTAAAAGATGATAAAGATGAGATTCAAGCACAACTTGATAAGTGGTTAGCAGAAGATGTTGAAGTCATTATTACAACAGGTGGCACAGGAATTGCACCACGTGATGTCACAATCGAAACAGTTTCTCCGATGTTGACGAAAGAAATAGAAGGTTTTGGCGAATTATTCCGATACTTGAGTTACGTTGAAGATGTCGGTACACGAGCATTATTATCTCGTGCAGTCGGTGGAACGATTGGGAACAAGTTGATTTTCTGCTTGCCAGGTTCTACGGGGGCTGTCAAGCTTGGTTTAAACAAATTAATCCTTCCCGAACTAAACCATCTTATCCATGAAATGAATAAGTAA
- a CDS encoding VOC family protein — translation MVDIEFDHMIHYIDGLEHFEFPGKYLEIQKGGRHENLGTFNRLVHINLSYIELLDIFDQGKMKHQSKTQEGKYSFATSIIQNGYKQGFKKICFRTHDIYKLKEDFLARGLEVVGPVKMTRQNKKGHEIHWQLLYVNDHQFDVMMPFFIQWDKSDEDREADLRDTFQTHLDIDMIEFHSHQRQTMTENWQKWFDMDIVEKSNKYTILESPAKKVKFKIVEGKDDRIEGIHFIDQTIQAPILIRTRGASYHFKPEER, via the coding sequence ATGGTCGATATCGAGTTTGATCACATGATTCATTACATAGATGGTTTAGAACACTTTGAATTTCCTGGGAAATATTTAGAAATTCAAAAAGGCGGTCGCCACGAAAATCTTGGAACGTTCAATCGACTCGTTCACATTAATTTAAGTTATATTGAGCTATTAGATATTTTTGATCAAGGAAAAATGAAACATCAGTCAAAAACGCAAGAAGGTAAATATTCATTTGCGACGTCTATCATTCAGAATGGTTACAAGCAAGGTTTTAAAAAGATATGTTTTAGAACACACGATATTTATAAGTTAAAAGAAGACTTTTTAGCACGTGGACTTGAAGTTGTAGGACCTGTCAAAATGACACGTCAAAATAAAAAAGGACATGAAATTCATTGGCAACTGTTATATGTGAATGATCATCAATTTGATGTGATGATGCCATTTTTCATTCAGTGGGATAAATCTGATGAAGACCGAGAAGCCGATTTGAGAGATACTTTTCAAACACACTTGGATATTGATATGATTGAATTTCACTCACACCAACGTCAAACAATGACTGAGAATTGGCAGAAATGGTTTGATATGGATATTGTTGAGAAGTCCAATAAGTATACAATACTTGAGAGTCCGGCTAAAAAAGTTAAATTTAAAATTGTAGAAGGTAAAGATGACCGCATTGAAGGGATTCATTTTATCGATCAGACGATTCAGGCACCGATATTAATTCGAACACGTGGCGCAAGCTATCATTTCAAACCAGAAGAGAGATAA
- the mobB gene encoding molybdopterin-guanine dinucleotide biosynthesis protein B — MILQIVGYKNSGKTTLMTHTVQRLKQWGYSVVTVKHHGHVGEEITLPDATVDHMRHFEAGADQSIVQGHDYIETIQRNHYPALETLLAECVTMDDSIILIEGYKRATYPKVIVYKNKEDLDALRQLENVQFSMQWQSGGFDETSYDKWLKQWIREGEGEIR; from the coding sequence ATGATTTTGCAAATCGTTGGCTATAAAAATAGTGGGAAAACGACGCTGATGACCCACACAGTTCAACGGTTAAAGCAATGGGGATACTCGGTCGTGACTGTGAAACATCATGGACATGTAGGCGAAGAGATTACATTGCCTGACGCAACGGTAGATCATATGCGCCATTTTGAAGCGGGTGCTGACCAAAGTATCGTTCAAGGACATGATTATATTGAAACGATTCAACGCAATCACTATCCAGCACTTGAGACTTTGCTGGCTGAATGTGTTACGATGGACGACAGTATTATTTTGATTGAAGGCTATAAACGGGCAACTTACCCTAAGGTGATTGTCTATAAAAATAAAGAAGATTTAGATGCATTGCGCCAACTTGAAAATGTACAATTTTCGATGCAATGGCAGTCAGGTGGATTCGATGAAACAAGCTACGATAAGTGGCTGAAACAATGGATCCGAGAAGGTGAAGGAGAGATAAGATGA
- the moaA gene encoding GTP 3',8-cyclase MoaA, translating into MTEQILDKLGRPIRDLRISVTDRCNFRCDYCMPKEIFGDDYAFLPKNELLTFEEIVRVTRIYAKLGVKKVRITGGEPLLRRDLDQLIAQINDIEGIEDIGLTTNGLLLKKHGQKLYDAGLRRINVSLDAIDDELFQSINNRNIKASTIIDQIDYAVQLGFEVKVNVVVQKGINDDQIVPMIAFFKDRDVTIRFIEFMDVGNDNGWDFSKVVTKDEMLTMIQEAFEIEPVAPRYYGEVAKYYRHVGAKSKFGLITSVSESFCSTCTRARLSSDGKFYGCLFSTVEGFDVRNLLRSDASDESVKDTLKGLWNIRTDRYSDERTEQTVKNRRKKKINMNYIGG; encoded by the coding sequence ATGACAGAACAAATATTAGATAAATTAGGCCGACCGATACGTGATTTGCGCATTTCCGTTACAGATCGCTGTAACTTCCGCTGTGATTACTGCATGCCTAAAGAAATCTTCGGTGATGATTACGCATTTTTGCCTAAAAATGAATTGCTGACATTTGAAGAGATTGTCCGTGTCACACGCATTTATGCAAAACTGGGTGTTAAGAAGGTTCGAATCACGGGTGGGGAGCCATTGTTAAGACGTGATTTGGATCAATTAATTGCACAAATCAATGATATTGAAGGTATTGAAGATATCGGATTAACGACAAATGGATTGTTGTTAAAAAAACATGGACAGAAATTGTATGATGCTGGATTACGTCGTATCAATGTAAGTTTGGATGCGATTGATGACGAACTCTTTCAATCTATAAATAATCGCAATATTAAAGCGTCAACGATTATCGATCAAATAGACTATGCGGTACAACTCGGTTTTGAAGTGAAAGTAAATGTCGTAGTCCAAAAAGGGATCAATGATGATCAGATTGTTCCAATGATTGCTTTCTTCAAAGATAGAGATGTTACAATACGTTTTATTGAATTTATGGATGTCGGTAATGATAACGGCTGGGATTTCAGTAAAGTAGTGACAAAAGATGAAATGTTAACAATGATACAAGAAGCCTTTGAAATAGAGCCGGTTGCACCAAGATACTATGGAGAAGTAGCGAAGTATTATCGTCATGTCGGTGCAAAATCTAAGTTTGGTTTGATTACGAGTGTTTCAGAATCATTCTGTTCAACATGTACGAGAGCACGGTTGTCTTCTGACGGTAAGTTTTACGGGTGCTTGTTCAGTACCGTTGAAGGTTTTGATGTTAGAAACCTGTTGAGAAGTGATGCTTCAGATGAATCGGTTAAAGACACATTAAAAGGTTTGTGGAACATTCGAACTGACCGTTATTCAGATGAACGTACGGAACAGACAGTTAAAAATAGACGCAAAAAGAAAATCAATATGAACTATATTGGTGGTTAA
- the moaC gene encoding cyclic pyranopterin monophosphate synthase MoaC, whose protein sequence is MAEFTHINKQGNAKMVDVSDKSITKRTAIARSSITVNHTIYQQIAENTNKKGNVLNTAQIAGIMAAKNTSSIIPMCHPLPISGVDVAFDWDTSDDQFILQIETTVSTTGRTGVEMEALTAASATALTIYDMCKAVDKGMIIGETYLVKKTGGKSDFQR, encoded by the coding sequence ATGGCTGAATTTACTCATATTAATAAACAAGGAAATGCTAAAATGGTAGATGTTTCTGATAAGTCTATTACGAAAAGAACTGCGATTGCACGTTCAAGCATTACTGTCAATCATACGATTTATCAACAGATTGCAGAAAATACAAATAAAAAAGGAAATGTCCTAAACACTGCCCAAATAGCGGGTATTATGGCTGCTAAAAATACTTCATCTATCATTCCAATGTGTCATCCACTTCCGATATCAGGCGTTGACGTTGCCTTTGATTGGGATACTTCAGATGACCAATTTATTCTTCAAATCGAAACAACTGTCTCAACGACTGGACGTACAGGCGTTGAAATGGAAGCATTAACAGCTGCATCTGCCACAGCACTTACAATTTACGACATGTGCAAAGCCGTAGATAAAGGGATGATTATCGGCGAAACATATCTTGTCAAAAAGACCGGCGGTAAGTCTGACTTCCAACGTTAG
- the moaD gene encoding molybdopterin converting factor subunit 1, with protein sequence MKILYFAEIKEKLDRAEDTFHFDYEISVTELKKHLYETYPVIQGKSFQVAINEEFVQEDAVVRPDDIVALIPPVSGG encoded by the coding sequence GTGAAAATATTGTATTTTGCAGAGATAAAAGAAAAGTTAGATCGTGCGGAAGATACATTTCATTTTGATTATGAAATCAGTGTGACTGAATTAAAAAAACATTTATACGAGACTTATCCTGTCATTCAAGGGAAGTCTTTCCAAGTGGCGATTAATGAAGAATTCGTACAAGAAGATGCGGTTGTTAGACCGGATGATATTGTTGCATTAATTCCACCGGTTAGTGGAGGTTAA
- the mobA gene encoding molybdenum cofactor guanylyltransferase MobA codes for MKAIILAGGQSTRFGNPKAFATIQGELFYQRLVQTLQSTNMFSEIMISSNTQLAGQFEDVRVVIDQEAQKDKGPLAGIYSVMQQDDEDLYFVISVDTPMVSQKAISCLYQFMVSNLIESQLDIAGFASEGYPIPTIAFYHRRVEPIIEDVLWTDDLSMKHVYAQVSSKWLDVSEIDSPEYWYYNVNYPSDLEKLEEVLAQ; via the coding sequence ATGAAAGCAATTATATTAGCGGGCGGTCAATCAACGCGCTTTGGCAACCCGAAAGCATTTGCAACGATTCAAGGTGAGTTGTTTTATCAGCGACTTGTTCAGACGTTGCAATCAACAAATATGTTCAGTGAGATTATGATCAGTAGTAATACACAGTTAGCAGGACAATTTGAAGATGTACGGGTTGTTATTGATCAAGAAGCACAAAAAGATAAAGGACCGCTGGCAGGGATATATAGTGTGATGCAGCAAGATGATGAAGACCTTTACTTTGTCATCTCTGTTGACACGCCAATGGTTAGCCAAAAAGCAATTAGTTGTTTATATCAATTTATGGTTTCAAACTTAATTGAATCACAACTCGATATTGCTGGTTTTGCTTCAGAAGGGTATCCAATTCCAACGATTGCCTTCTACCATCGTCGTGTTGAACCCATCATTGAAGACGTGTTATGGACAGATGATTTGAGTATGAAACATGTTTATGCGCAAGTGTCATCTAAATGGTTAGATGTCAGTGAGATTGATAGTCCGGAATATTGGTACTACAATGTAAATTATCCGAGTGATTTGGAGAAGCTGGAAGAAGTATTGGCACAATAA
- a CDS encoding molybdenum cofactor biosynthesis protein MoaE encodes MKQFEVTTASIEPEQYRQWTLNEKQGAVVVFTGHVREWTKGIRTEHLEYEAYVPMAEKKLAQIGDEISERWPGTVTAIVHRIGALAISDIAVCISVSSPHRKDAYAANEYAIERIKEVVPIWKKEIWEDGAEWQGHQRGYHEDAVKKGDNQS; translated from the coding sequence ATGAAACAATTTGAAGTGACAACTGCGTCGATTGAACCTGAACAATACCGTCAGTGGACATTGAATGAAAAGCAAGGCGCTGTTGTTGTATTTACAGGACATGTTCGAGAATGGACGAAAGGGATTCGTACGGAACATCTTGAATACGAGGCATATGTTCCAATGGCGGAGAAAAAGTTGGCACAAATTGGTGATGAAATAAGTGAGCGCTGGCCGGGAACAGTCACTGCAATTGTACATCGTATCGGTGCACTGGCAATCTCCGACATTGCGGTATGTATCAGTGTCTCTTCACCACACCGAAAAGATGCCTATGCTGCAAATGAATATGCGATAGAACGCATTAAAGAAGTGGTGCCTATTTGGAAGAAAGAAATATGGGAAGATGGTGCTGAATGGCAAGGACATCAGCGCGGTTACCATGAAGATGCCGTCAAGAAGGGAGATAATCAGTCGTGA
- a CDS encoding molybdopterin molybdotransferase MoeA — protein sequence MPVEKRHPIPVKEAIHRVLQQEIYTSSERMSLYECEGYILAEDIVATYDIPRFDKSPYDGFAIRSEDSQGASQEHRIAFQVIDHIGAGTVSAKTLEPGQAVRIMTGAQIPAGADAVVMLEQTVETEDGFTLRKSFKHLENISLQGEETATGDVVLHKGQRINAGAVAVLATFGYSEVPVFRKPTAAIIATGSELLEVEDDLEPGKIRNSNGPMIAALLQREGVQVERYRIQVDDYESSLAVVKSALEKHDMVITTGGVSVGDFDYLPDIYRALEAEVLFNKVAMRPGSVTTVAVAHGKYLFGLSGNPSACYSGFELFTKPAIYHMMGATRYYPAIVRATLMADFKKANPFTRFVRADVTMTGREMTVKPSGFNKSGAVVSIAHSNGMMMLPGGTRGYQIGHEVEVLLTSPETYQQELYL from the coding sequence ATGCCAGTTGAAAAGAGACACCCAATTCCAGTAAAAGAAGCGATTCATCGTGTACTACAACAAGAAATTTATACGTCATCTGAACGTATGAGCTTATATGAGTGTGAAGGGTATATCCTTGCTGAAGATATCGTTGCTACCTACGATATTCCACGCTTTGATAAGTCCCCATATGATGGTTTTGCAATCCGCAGTGAAGATTCACAAGGTGCAAGTCAAGAGCATCGTATTGCCTTTCAAGTGATTGATCACATTGGTGCGGGGACTGTTTCAGCAAAAACATTAGAACCCGGACAAGCGGTACGTATCATGACTGGTGCACAAATTCCTGCCGGAGCAGATGCGGTTGTCATGCTTGAGCAAACAGTAGAAACGGAAGATGGATTTACGCTGCGTAAGTCATTCAAGCATTTGGAGAATATCTCGCTTCAAGGTGAAGAAACGGCAACGGGTGACGTTGTTTTACACAAAGGGCAACGCATCAATGCAGGAGCTGTTGCGGTTTTAGCAACATTTGGTTATTCGGAAGTACCTGTTTTTCGCAAACCAACTGCTGCAATTATTGCAACGGGAAGCGAATTGTTAGAAGTAGAAGATGATTTGGAACCTGGCAAGATCAGAAATTCAAATGGACCGATGATTGCTGCGTTATTACAAAGAGAAGGTGTTCAAGTAGAGCGCTACCGCATACAAGTCGATGATTATGAGAGTAGCTTGGCTGTTGTGAAGTCAGCGCTTGAAAAACACGACATGGTTATCACAACAGGTGGCGTTTCAGTCGGAGACTTTGACTATTTGCCAGACATTTATCGTGCACTTGAAGCAGAAGTGTTGTTTAACAAAGTAGCTATGAGACCAGGTAGCGTAACAACAGTTGCTGTTGCACATGGAAAATATTTATTTGGCCTTTCAGGTAATCCTTCTGCTTGTTATTCAGGTTTTGAATTATTCACGAAACCAGCGATTTACCATATGATGGGTGCAACACGTTATTATCCAGCGATTGTACGCGCAACATTGATGGCTGACTTCAAGAAAGCAAATCCATTTACACGCTTTGTACGTGCAGACGTCACAATGACGGGGAGAGAGATGACAGTCAAACCATCAGGATTTAACAAGTCAGGTGCTGTGGTATCAATTGCACATAGCAACGGAATGATGATGTTGCCTGGTGGCACGAGAGGTTATCAAATCGGACATGAAGTAGAAGTACTTTTAACATCCCCTGAGACGTATCAACAGGAGTTGTACTTATGA